In Cryptococcus neoformans var. neoformans JEC21 chromosome 5 sequence, one genomic interval encodes:
- a CDS encoding cytoplasm protein, putative: MAASLPQDAPNPNAPTFRPSPTRAITLGGTPFQYKTRAASQPAGERFQIPFSTPSSGRGSPGTNGNHSGNGHGNANGNTNGNSYGVIGGTRAGGRFGNALASGGMGAATRASSFSAGERHEPRNMSLGGTLASHTEEFLPSRSRSTSPFPTFSPNSTPSTSPAALRQHPLPHSPPRATNSVSRSRSQSLATGVRPSNVDRPWMGPLSKADMGNLDAWKSSEPSNMSPFTRGLSSLGGGGNTLPEHPRRFQDPTYTSARAAWADTHSQSTQSALTSSVAKALGGYPHSAGLGYNDLSPGAGGGNLSGTSSRRHSVSVVGGPGGRRELVFAEGGGMTPLGSAGLGGFSPRGGLFGFETDLGNALSLDIDLGREAKKREEAFHHGSLPKFEFEGMPGSRGAWDEGAFPSFGTPSRGRVALPSGGNQPQSQHFQIQQEQRAPSTEESRRFPQPSFDMPPPPSAIRRSSIQAAGPSPMSQGPLGPVGTGMPRNIPTISNISMGPGPIGSPPTHSNLGMPPSFGGPFNGGNAPTRQPYQNTAPGGMQQGFRPQYGYFSGQQQQQQQQQQQQPQVRPGQMPQQSGGGYNKPMNIQPPPNQPYTFSPSSSPAFTQPPPPLSSQPAPATHPPASPSFSSLSLSDLGKGLPLSSLPPATPLYIVTFKAGRRDVYYCPDPTLLISNGDLVIVEADRGSDLGTIVCDQLTPVEIREWQERQATKALLSGAREHQPPGMAVGAAGGGGAGAQADSASAGGILGHTRNPSASAGPGQPQQQHAQQQQTQSPQPFLQGMELASLDIDSLLAGVGPGGQMEVVGTAVRGPLAKEIMPKRIFAKSSQGAEEQQRMREKIQDEYDAMMICREKVAQRGLPMQIVDAEYQWDRRKLTFYFKADKRVDFRDLTKENFRIFKSRIWMSMVSKDDPRS, encoded by the exons ATGGCCGCCTCACTCCCGCAAGACGCGCCAAATCCCAACGCCCCCACTTTCCGCCCCTCCCCCACCAGAGCCATCACACTCGGCGGCACGCCCTTCCAGTACAAGACCCGCGCCGCGTCCCAGCCTGCCGGCGAGAGGTTCCAGatccccttctccacccccaGCTCCGGACGGGGCTCGCCAGGGACGAATGGGAATCACAGTGGAAACGGCCACGGCAATGCGAACGGAAATACAAACGGGAACAGCTACGGCGTGATTGGCGGAACACGGGCCGGAGGAAGGTTTGGAAACGCGCTCGCCAGCGGCGGTATGGGAGCTGCCACGCGTGCAAGCAGCTTTTCTGCTGGAGAAAGGCATGAGCCCAGG AACATGTCGCTTGGCGGAACACTCGCATCGCACACTGAAGAATTCCTGCCCTCCCGCTCTCGGTCGACGTCTCCGTTCCCCACATTCTCTCCCAACTCCACGCCATCCACATCTCCTGCCGCACTCCGCCAACACCCTCTGCCCCATTCGCCTCCCAGAGCCACCAACAGTGTCTCGAGGTCACGCTCTCAGTCTCTCGCCACGGGTGTCCGGCCGTCCAATGTTGATCGCCCATGGATGGGTCCTCTGAGCAAGGCGGATATGGGAAACCTCGATGCCTGGAAATCGTCCGAACCTTCCAACATGTCCCCCTTTACACGAGGACTGTCTTCTCTCGGTGGCGGCGGCAACACACTCCCCGAACACCCGCGCCGATTCCAAGATCCAACTTACACCTCGGCCAGAGCAGCTTGGGCTGATACCCACTCGCAGTCGACTCAATCCGCTTTGACATCCAGCGTCGCCAAGGCTCTGGGCGGGTATCCTCATTCCGCCGGTTTGGGCTATAACGATCTCTCACCAGGGGCCGGAGGCGGCAATCTGTCTGGCACTTCAAGTCGACGGCATAGCGTATCCGTAGTCGGTGGACcaggcggaagaagagagttgGTATTCGCGGAAGGAGGCGGGATGACACCCCTTGGGTCTGCCGGTCTCGGTGGCTTCTCCCCCCGAGGAGGCTTGTTTGGATTCGAAACCGATCTCGGAAACGCTTTGAGTCTCGATATCGACCTTGGTCGCGAAGCCAAGAaacgagaagaagctttCCATCACGGTAGTTTGCCCAAGTTTGAATTCGAGGGGATGCCTGGAAGTCGAGGTGCTTGGGATGAAGGTGCCTTCCCGTCGTTTGGGACACCGAGCAGGGGAAGGGTAGCGTTGCCTTCCGGTGGCAATCAACCCCAGTCTCAGCATTTTCAGATTCAGCAAGAACAACGGGCGCCATCGACTGAAGAATCCAGACGGTTCCCTCAACCTTCCTTCGATatgcctcctcccccttccgCTATCCGAAGATCAAGTATCCAAGCTGCCGGCCCCAGCCCCATGTCACAAGGGCCACTCGGACCGGTCGGGACCGGTATGCCCCGCAATATCCctaccatctccaacatATCCATGGGTCCTGGACCTATCGGAAGCCCACCAACCCACTCGAACCTTGGCATGCCACCCAGTTTTGGCGGCCCCTTCAATGGTGGCAACGCTCCCACAAGGCAGCCGTACCAGAATACAGCCCCTGGTGGGATGCAGCAAGGTTTCCGACCTCAATATGGTTACTTTTCGgggcaacagcagcagcaacagcagcagcagcagcagcaaccTCAGGTTAGGCCCGGGCAGATGCCTCAGCAGTCTGGCGGAGGTTACAACAAGCCAATGAACATCCAGCCGCCTCCCAACCAGCCATACACATTCtcgccatcttcctctcctgcGTTTACCCAGCCTCcgcctccactttcttctCAGCCCGCACCCGCAACTCATCCCCCAgcttccccctccttctcgtccttATCCCTTTCCGACCTCGGTAAGggtctccctctctcctcacTCCCTCCCGCTACCCCGCTGTACATCGTCACCTTTAAAGCCGGCCGTCGCGATGTCTACTACTGCCCCGACCCGACTTTACTCATCTCCAACGGGGATTTAGTCATCGTCGAGGCCGATAGGGGTAGCGATCTCGGTACAATCGTGTGTGACCAGCTTACCCCGGTGGAAATTAGGGAATGGCAGGAAAGGCAGGCTACAAAGGCGTTGTTGAGCGGTGCGAGAGAGCATCAGCCTCCGGGCATGGCGGTAGGTGCTGCCGGCGGCGGAGGAGCTGGCGCCCAAGCCGACAGTGCTAGCGCCGGTGGGATACTTGGGCATACCCGTAACCCCTCCGCTTCCGCCGGTCCCGGCCAACCGCAACAACAACACgcacagcagcagcagactcaatctcctcagcCATTCTTGCAAGGTATGGAACTCGCCTCCCTCGATATTGACTCGCTTTTGGCGGGTGTAGGTCCCGGTGGCCAGATGGAAGTTGTAGGGACCGCAGTAAGAGGTCCGTTGGCAAAGGAGATTATGCCAAAGAGGATTTTTGCAAAGAGCAGTCAAGGAGCGGAGGAGCAGCA gaggatgagagagaagatcCAGGATGAGTATGATGCGATGATGATTTGCAGAGAAAAGGTCGCACAGAGGGGCTTGCCGATGCAAATTGTCGATGCAGAGTATCAGTG GGATCGACGCAAACTCACCTTTTACTTCAAGGCGGACAAGCGTGTTGATTTTAGGGATCTTACCAAAGAGAACTTTAGGATTTTCAAATCGAGAATCTGGATGAGTATGGTATCCAAAGATG ATCCACGATCATAA